In a single window of the Plodia interpunctella isolate USDA-ARS_2022_Savannah chromosome 26, ilPloInte3.2, whole genome shotgun sequence genome:
- the LOC128681261 gene encoding uncharacterized protein LOC128681261, whose amino-acid sequence MRRVNRNGRGGGGGGGSSNGPLLTEHLRDLDLELELLKRKREMIEKQQNLLNQQQAFNRVSYNYDQPQSFRNHQPFDDGSQFSGANHAFSSSSRDYSNCNRDFSQLYDEPQQSHSHFRQSAKKRLGDYVWSDPPSNQGFYEPPAKKPYSQPRKYNSGQNSRSKYVPPSERPGFAPKKQNGRPAPSQRFREGPQRHRPNDFKPTKVTKPNRPVNVQPLIPNPVKHMTPRVNEGSPILLADHVPSQQTVGRLELALGEILKVVKDKYGKEPAYAHCFAETGSCRGMKQLIRERIRETMLGKPVGNVAQIMQVYRAVYPLNTDKDIIEAGIQKKDKKKATEFNMSTGNNIMNPFQFFKRNYNRLLSVSLNKMFAKLEALAKEESELLLKSENEGKDKTETSTGDVGMNNTDTETSKDCMVKNDVAENPEENTENVANNSEKPVENAEKPAEDTEKPAEDAQKPAADPGGENDKPVGTENPKHNVEELEADKALRQRYEVMLDQVILKRMSMWLPRMKVQIMRVLSHDITFERAKQAIIKETNVRLSLANEPIEPGSEISKLEDAIMNKKPHKLDYHVKIQGRPTLPKKSVMTEFLAQFNPKLVKKIKNVRNLLYVGFDNKSDFDRMVAANGTFIGNEKIIVKISQWVTSSALNTPSENTSAPNTSDITDEDVTMRDASKENNEVLNDTLNNQIDELLTSIRNEELENVASNGAVDEDNGDVQAVIDDKNKEKTEENTQSDDVELIEAEEEVIDLDGQNENGNGETIQEKEKTNVDNTEAEAKDTVEELITKETGRATPTRASARLATTSTPSSVRTRRASKLAQN is encoded by the exons ATGAGACGTGTCAATCGAAATGGCAGAggtggcggcggcggcggcggcagcAGCAATGGTCCGCTGCTAACGGAACATTTGCGT GACTTAGACCTGGAGCTGGAGCTGCTCAAGAGAAAGCGTGAGATGATAGAAAAGCAACAAAATTTGCTCAACCAGCAACAAGCTTTTAACAGAGTG AGCTATAATTATGACCAGCCTCAATCGTTCAGGAATCATCAGCCCTTCGATGATGGATCACAATTTTCTGGTGCAAATCATGCTTTTTCGAGTTCCAGCCGTGACTACTCGAATTGCAATCGTGATTTCTCCCAACTATACGACGAGCCGCAACAATCTCACAGCCATTTCCGGCAGTCTGCTAAAAAACGCCTAGGCGATTACGTGTGGTCCGATCCACCGAGTAATCAGGGCTTCTATGAACCGCCGGCTAAGAAACCGTACTCTCAGCCAAGGAAATATAACTCTGGTCAGAATTCTAGGTCCAAATATGTGCCTCCGTCCGAACGTCCTGGGTTTGCACCCAAAAAGCAAAACGGCAGACCAGCGCCCAGCCAACGGTTCAGGGAGGGGCCCCAGAGACATAGACCTAATGATTTCAAGCCGACCAAAGTGACCAAGCCTAATAGACCGGTCAATGTGCAACCATTGATCCCAAACCCCGTCAAACATATGACCCCTAGAGTGAATGAGGGCTCTCCGATTCTGCTCGCCGACCACGTCCCGTCTCAGCAGACAGTCGGACGGCTGGAGTTGGCTCTAGGGGAAATTTTGAAGGTTGTCAAGGATAAGTACGGCAAGGAGCCGGCCTACGCTCACTGTTTTGCCGAGACCGGCTCCTGCAGAGGAATGAAACAGTTGATTCGCGAGCGCATCCGAGAGACCATGCTCGGCAAGCCAGTCGGCAACGTAGCCCAAATCATGCAGGTATACCGCGCTGTGTACCCTCTCAATACAGATAAGGATATCATTGAAGCCGGCATTCAGAAGAAAGATAAGAAAAAAGCCACCGAATTCAATATGTCTACAG GAAACAATATAATGAATCCATTCCAATTCTTCAAGAGGAATTATAATAGACTATTGTCAGTTTCactgaataaaatgtttgccaAG CTTGAAGCTCTGGCAAAAGAAGAGAGTGAATTGCTATTGAAATCAGAAAATGAAGGAAAAGACAAAACTGAAACTTCTACTGGAGATGTTGGCATGAATAATACTGATACTGAGACGTCTAAAGATTGTATGGTAAAAAACGATGTCGCTGAAAACCCTGAAGAAAATACGGAAAATGTTGCAAACAATTCAGAAAAGCCCGTCGAGAACGCAGAAAAACCAGCAGAAGATACAGAAAAGCCAGCAGAAGATGCACAGAAGCCAGCAGCAGATCCAGGAGGAGAAAATGATAAGCCAGTGGGTACTGAAAACCCGAAACATAATGTTGAAGAATTGGAAGCAGACAAGGCGTTACGTCAGAGATATGAAGTCATGCTCGATCAGGTCATACTCAAACGCATGTCCATGTGGCTGCCCAGAATGAAAGtg CAAATAATGAGAGTTTTGTCTCACGACATTACTTTTGAGAGGGCCAAACAGGCCATAATTAAGGAAACCAATGTGCGTCTGTCTTTGGCCAATGAACCTATTGAACCCGGCTCGGAGATAAGCAAACTTGAGGATGCAATAATGAATAAGAAACCTCATAAACTGGATTACCATGTAAAG aTCCAAGGTCGGCCCACTCTTCCCAAGAAGAGTGTAATGACGGAATTCCTTGCGCAGTTCAACCCTAAGCTGGTGAAGAAGATAAAGAACGTGCGCAATTTGCTGTATGTTGGATTCGACAATAAGAGCGACTTTGATAGAATGGTGGCCGCGAATGGAACTTTTATCG GAAACGAAAAGATCATAGTCAAGATCAGCCAATGGGTGACAAGCAGCGCTTTGAACACTCCTAGCGAAAACACAAGTGCTCCTAACACTTCAGACATCACAGATGAAGATGTCACTATGAGAGATGCTAGCAAGGAAAACAATGAAGTATTAAATGATACACTTAATAACCAAATAGATGAGTTGTTAACATCTATTAGGAATGAAGAGTTAGAAAATGTTGCAAGTAATGGAGCTGTTGATGAAGACAATGGAGATGTCCAAGCCGTGATAGATGAtaagaataaagaaaaaactgaAGAAAACACTCAAAGTGATGATGTTGAATTGATTGAAGCTGAAGAGGAAGTGATCGATTTGGATGGTCAGAATGAGAACGGAAATGGAGAGACTATTCAAGAGAAAGAAAAGACTAATGTTGACAATACTGAGGCTGAAGCAAAGGACACAGTTGAGGAATTAATAACCAAGGAAACTGGGAGAGCGACGCCTACTAGAGCTTCGGCCAGATTGGCCACGACTAGCACGCCTAGTTCAGTTAGGACTAGACGGGCAAGTAAACTGGCGCAAAATtga